AGCCTTGAGTTGTGCTTGGAGATGTTGGTGAGCAAATTCAGTTTTAGCAATTGCGATCGCCCCTGTTGTATCTTTATCTAATCGATGTACAATTCCCGGACGCTGCACACCACCGATGCCGGGTAAGTTGGGACAATGAGCTAAAATGGCGTTAACCAATGTGCCATCAGGATGGCCGGGTGCAGGATGGACAACTAACCCCGCAGGTTTATTGAGAATTAATAGTTGATTATCTTCGTAGAGGATGTCTATGGGGATATCTTCTGCTGTGAGTTCGAGAGGTTCTGCTGGGGGAATTTCTAAGGAAATGCGATCGCCTAGTTTCACGGTAGTCTTTTTAGATGTGCAAACTTTACCGTTGAGTTGAACCTGACCCTGTTCAATTAACTGCTGGATGCGGGAACGAGATAGGTCTGTTAATTGTTCAGTAAGGTAGCGGTCTAGACGTTCTCCCTGTTCTTCTACTTGTAAACTAATTTCGGTCACAGTTGTATTTAGTCTCAGATCCAGTTTTTGTAGTTTAGCTTTTCTGGAGAATAGCAGAAAGTTTTGTGAGGTGGTTAATCGGTAACTTTATCATTCTTCTTGTCTCCCTTACGCTTTACACTTTGCTCGATTTTCATAGTGGGGGGTGACAGCAATGCTGGTTTTGCACCCATTGCCATACTCTAATTTCAAGTTTATTCTTGTTGGACAAGAGAAAATATATGCAGTTATTTTGGATGTGAATAATGTCGAATGACTGAGTTTCACATCTTACATATTTCTTGGCTCTCTTTTGTATAAGAAACTGCTTCTCAAAAGGCAAAATATTTCATGTCCATATTTGAGCTGATTTAGCTCTTGATTTGCTGCGTCGTTATTTTGACTGCGCTGCACTATTACTATATGGACAGTCAAAAAACTTGCTATTAAAAATACACTATTTTTATGATGCTATCCGGATAAACTTTAATTTTCAAATTTACGTAATAGTTCTGAGTTTTATCTTTGTTGATTTCAAACAAACCTTCTATTTGTATCAAAGCTAGCTAAATCAACTATCCAAGTTTTCTCTGTAGATTTGATGACTTGATTAGGAAGCTTGAGTTTGTGATTTGTTCTTTATTTACTACAGATGCTTGTGAACACACTAACTTCAGCCTTAGCTTTGTAAGGACTAACAAGTGGTGCAAAAAATTAAAATTGACATAGTCAAGATAATGCCATTTTGGCTAAATAAAATCCTATCACTAGGTTTATAATGCATACATAATTACAATTACTCTAGTATTTCTCTATTTATCAACATGAATTATCAAGAGTATTTATTTAGTTGTAATTGCTGCTCAGAACGAATTTTCTAAATATAGAAATGTATCAGTAAAAACAAAATGATAAAGGATTAGTTGCTAAAAAGCTACTAAAATTATGAATTAAATAAATAGAGACTCTAACATTAAGTTGTACATTTTTGTACACTTAAGTATCAATACTTGCAACAAGAAACTTTATAGATAAATTTGTTGTAAATTATGACAATAAATTCTATTTCACAATATCTTTACTTCTTAATAGGATATTTCATGCTTCTTTTATTTATTTTCGTGAAATTAGAGTAATCTAAAAGTAAGGAGATAATTTTGTTTTTAAGTATGGAGTAAATTGTTCGAGTTACACCAAAATCATCGATTTAATAGTTGTAATTCACTACGGTAGCTACTCATCGAGATCATCAGGGCAAACTTCTAATTCTTTAAGACAATACTTGAGAGGGTGTTTTCATAACAAATGCAGAAATAAATTGCCTTCTTGGGAGCCAACCACTGCTGCATCTTTTACTCCACCATTAAAATTCATGCAAAATCTGGGGAAAAGGTAAGTCAGTGTACCCTTAAAGGTTTCCTTATTCAGTACAACTGGTGTTTCAAGGACAGGGTGAAAGGCATAAATTTTTACCTTATCCCTGTCATCTATAGCCTTTACCCATTTCTGATTAATGCGATCGCAAAATTAATGACAATGAAATCTCAGTATTGACAAAATGCCCCACATCCTACTCAAAAATGATCAATTTTGGGTTAGTCAATTACTAAGTCACATTACTTATCAAATTTATGGATTAAATCTTTAACAGCCTGCTTGTAGGCTACCTGCTATTCCATTTTGCTCTAAAAACCAACAACAGAGTTTGTACAAAGCACTAAATCTCCTTAAGATGGCTCTGTTAGTGAGTTTTGCTATTGCTTTTTGAGACGAATTATCTACTTTCCGCATTTTTTATCTTTTTATATGGGTATATGCACCCACGCCATAAGCTAATGTTAAGTAAGTGCAATATACAGGCGCTGTTTCATGGCAACAAGTAGAGCCATTTGCATTTGTCAATTTTGAGTTTATTTGAGAGCCGTAGCCATGAAGATACTCCCTATTAATAGATACAGGTTTTATCAATCGTTACAACCGTTATTTCTACTGAAGAAAATAACTAGTAAATCTACTACTGGTTGTTTACAAGTTTTTACCGCTTCTGGTTCTTGGTCAATCTATGTGGAGGAGGGTAAATTAGTTTATGCGTGCTGTACAGAAAAAATGTTTGAGTTGCTTTACAAGCACTTGCAGCGTTTAAGCCAAAAAATACCTACTCTCCACAATGGCATCAAAGAGCAATTGCGGGCAATTTTTGAAACTGGGATTGAGAATCAAGCAATACCCAATCCAGACTATCTAGCTATTTGCTGGTTAGTTAATCAGAAATATATCACTCCAGCTCAAGCTGGAATATTGGTGGAACAATTGGCATTAGAAGTTTTAGAGTCGTTTTTATTGTTAAAAGAGGGAAGTTACGAATTTACTCCTGAAAGCTTTTTGGATGAGATGCCAAAGTTCTGCCATTTAGATGTGCGTTTGCTAGTCGAACGTTGCCAAAAGCGATCGCCTGGCTATGCATCCAGCCCCAGTAGTAAATCAGAAAATTCCACTGCTGATGTAGCGCCACCGCAGCCAGCTTCCTTGGAAAGACGACATCTCAATCATCAGTCAGCTTCGGAAATTGCAGCTACCTCCCCACAACAAACTCCCCAGAGGACATCTAAGGGGAAAAGCACACCAAATTCTGGACAGCAACAGCATCTCCATGTTGTTCCCCCAAGCCAGCAACCCTTGCCTAAACCAAGATTGAATAATGTCTTACCTCATCCTGTTAATACTAATAACAGTAATCGTCCACAAATTTCTCAACCAAACGTTGATAAAAAACTCTACACGGTTTTTTGTATTGATGACAGTCCTGCTGTCGTAAATGCCATCAGTAAATTTTTGGATGATCAAATGTTTTCTGTTGTGGGCATCAACGATCCACTCAAGGCTTTAATGCAAATTATTCGCCTCAAACCAGATTTGATTTTATTAGATATTGAAATGCCAAACTTAGATGGTTATG
Above is a genomic segment from Fischerella sp. JS2 containing:
- a CDS encoding RluA family pseudouridine synthase, with protein sequence MTEISLQVEEQGERLDRYLTEQLTDLSRSRIQQLIEQGQVQLNGKVCTSKKTTVKLGDRISLEIPPAEPLELTAEDIPIDILYEDNQLLILNKPAGLVVHPAPGHPDGTLVNAILAHCPNLPGIGGVQRPGIVHRLDKDTTGAIAIAKTEFAHQHLQAQLKAKTAQREYLGVVYGVPKTENGTVDLPIGRHPVDRKKMAVVSLEKGGRSATTHWRILERLGNYTLIHFQLETGRTHQIRVHSSHIGHPIVGDPVYSSGRSVGVNLPGQALHAWRLRLQHPVSEQWIEVTAPIPQTFKTLLEVLRRRVATSDKNNK
- a CDS encoding response regulator, producing MKILPINRYRFYQSLQPLFLLKKITSKSTTGCLQVFTASGSWSIYVEEGKLVYACCTEKMFELLYKHLQRLSQKIPTLHNGIKEQLRAIFETGIENQAIPNPDYLAICWLVNQKYITPAQAGILVEQLALEVLESFLLLKEGSYEFTPESFLDEMPKFCHLDVRLLVERCQKRSPGYASSPSSKSENSTADVAPPQPASLERRHLNHQSASEIAATSPQQTPQRTSKGKSTPNSGQQQHLHVVPPSQQPLPKPRLNNVLPHPVNTNNSNRPQISQPNVDKKLYTVFCIDDSPAVVNAISKFLDDQMFSVVGINDPLKALMQIIRLKPDLILLDIEMPNLDGYELCSLVRKHSHFKDTPIIMITGRTGFIDKARAKLVRASGYLSKPFTQADLLKEVFQHIK